A window of Pirellula sp. SH-Sr6A contains these coding sequences:
- a CDS encoding efflux RND transporter permease subunit, whose translation MLNALIKFALHQRLLIVAVALGLVGIGTWQILQMPIDVFPDLNRPRVVIMTEAPGMAPEEVETLITFPIETTINGANGVEAVRSSSGVGISVIYVEFAYGTDVYTDRQIVAERMQLVQDRLPAGIQPQLAPISSIMGQILMLGMWTDNPDVSPMELRTEADWIVRQRLLTIPGVSQVFTMGGERKQFQVRVNPDAMTRYGVTLEEVEAAVSKSNENGTGGYLDQQGPSEFLVRSLGRIQTVTDLQEIPITIRDGSPVLLSQVAEIHEGAQVKRGDSSAFVRKSDNVSQFSGGPAVVLTVNKQPGADTRAVTDNIIAALEELKPSLSQGVRIEPTYSQKAFIDRAIKNVEEALRDGVILVVIVLFLFLMNVRTTFITLTAIPLSLVMTALIFAVFGLSINTMTLGGIAVAMGELVDDAIVDVENIFRRLKENRVAANPLHPLLVVYRASSEVRRSIVFSTMIVILVFLPLFALGGMEGKLFTPLGVAYIVSILASLLVSLTVTPVLSYWLLGSMQSKGHEHDGFVLRGVKWIGERVIRFSLAFPWFNLSLTVALVVLAGLFLSRLERDFLPPFNEGTVQLNVVLPPGTSLAASNGINRTVESALMGIPDVQRFVRRTGRAELDEHAEGVNMSEYLIELDPHSARSREQQLQSIRSSMDQIPGIVTATEQPIAHLISHMLSGVKAQVGVKIYGDDLDLLRQKAEQIKAEMALVPGVTDLMIEPQVIIPQLRIEMDRAQLKQLGLQVNDVNQFVQTAMNGKIASEVLDGMRTFDLTVRMQENYREDINALRRLPIQLPEGGTVPLGNVARIYESGGPNTVNRENVRRRVVIQCNVADRGVVDVVQDIRKIIAPVIATLPAGYYPTYEGQFQSQQSASRVIGILFAVSLVGVFLVLYTLFRTVNLALQVMAALPMAFIGSVAALVLTGQTVTIASMVGFISLAGIASRNGVLLLQHYIHLVEFEGESFTKEMIVRAGLERMAPVLMTALTAGIALIPLVLAAGEPGKEILYPVATVILGGVVSSTMLDFFVHPALFWLLGIRSAERAVKAAHTQIELNDEVVARVA comes from the coding sequence ATGTTGAACGCATTAATCAAATTCGCGCTCCATCAGCGCTTGCTCATTGTCGCTGTCGCTCTTGGGCTAGTTGGGATTGGCACTTGGCAGATTCTGCAAATGCCCATCGATGTTTTCCCAGACTTGAATCGACCTCGAGTCGTGATCATGACCGAAGCACCCGGTATGGCGCCCGAAGAAGTCGAAACGTTGATTACCTTTCCGATCGAGACCACGATCAATGGTGCCAACGGTGTCGAAGCCGTGAGAAGCTCATCTGGCGTTGGTATCTCGGTCATTTACGTCGAGTTCGCCTACGGCACCGATGTCTATACCGACCGCCAGATCGTCGCTGAACGAATGCAGTTAGTACAAGATCGTCTGCCCGCTGGCATACAGCCTCAACTCGCCCCGATCTCGTCGATCATGGGACAGATCTTGATGTTAGGGATGTGGACCGACAATCCCGACGTTTCGCCGATGGAATTGCGAACGGAAGCAGACTGGATCGTTCGTCAGCGATTGCTCACGATCCCCGGTGTCTCGCAGGTCTTCACGATGGGTGGCGAACGGAAACAGTTTCAAGTGCGCGTTAACCCCGATGCGATGACTCGCTACGGCGTGACGCTTGAGGAAGTCGAAGCGGCCGTCAGCAAGAGCAATGAGAACGGGACCGGAGGTTATCTTGACCAACAAGGCCCAAGTGAATTCTTGGTACGAAGTTTGGGTCGCATCCAAACGGTTACTGACCTCCAAGAGATCCCTATCACGATTCGGGATGGAAGCCCGGTCCTGCTTTCCCAGGTGGCCGAGATTCACGAAGGAGCGCAGGTCAAACGCGGGGACAGTTCTGCCTTTGTACGGAAAAGTGATAATGTATCTCAGTTCTCCGGCGGTCCAGCCGTTGTCCTCACGGTCAATAAACAACCAGGTGCTGATACACGCGCAGTCACAGACAACATCATTGCTGCTTTGGAGGAACTCAAGCCATCGCTTTCACAGGGCGTGAGAATTGAACCAACCTACTCGCAGAAAGCATTCATCGATCGAGCCATCAAGAATGTCGAAGAAGCTCTGCGAGACGGCGTGATTCTCGTAGTCATTGTGCTATTCCTCTTCTTGATGAATGTCCGCACCACTTTCATCACGCTGACGGCGATCCCTCTGTCATTGGTGATGACCGCGTTGATCTTTGCCGTGTTCGGGCTCTCCATCAACACGATGACTCTCGGAGGTATTGCCGTCGCAATGGGTGAACTGGTCGACGATGCCATCGTAGATGTCGAAAACATCTTTCGACGATTGAAAGAGAATCGGGTCGCAGCGAATCCACTGCATCCGTTGTTAGTGGTCTATCGAGCCAGTTCGGAGGTTCGGCGTTCGATTGTCTTCAGTACGATGATCGTGATCTTGGTCTTCTTGCCGCTGTTTGCGCTCGGTGGCATGGAAGGCAAGCTCTTCACACCACTCGGCGTCGCCTACATCGTTTCGATTCTAGCATCGTTACTAGTGTCGCTGACCGTCACTCCCGTTCTCTCCTATTGGTTGCTGGGCAGTATGCAATCCAAAGGACACGAGCACGACGGTTTTGTATTGCGCGGCGTGAAGTGGATTGGTGAGCGAGTCATCCGCTTCAGTCTAGCTTTCCCGTGGTTCAACTTGAGTCTCACAGTGGCCTTGGTTGTTTTAGCCGGACTTTTTCTGTCGAGGCTGGAACGAGACTTTCTCCCGCCGTTCAACGAAGGCACCGTGCAGTTAAACGTTGTCTTGCCTCCCGGCACTTCGCTGGCTGCTTCGAACGGAATAAATCGCACCGTAGAGTCTGCTTTGATGGGGATTCCCGACGTTCAGCGATTTGTACGGCGCACCGGTCGTGCGGAACTGGACGAGCATGCGGAAGGGGTCAACATGAGCGAATACTTGATCGAACTCGATCCGCACTCAGCGCGCTCTCGTGAACAGCAACTTCAGAGCATCCGTAGTTCGATGGACCAAATCCCCGGAATTGTTACTGCTACCGAGCAGCCGATCGCACACTTGATTTCGCACATGCTGTCTGGAGTCAAGGCGCAGGTGGGTGTGAAAATTTATGGTGACGATCTCGATTTGTTGAGGCAAAAAGCTGAGCAGATCAAAGCGGAGATGGCATTGGTGCCGGGTGTGACCGACTTGATGATTGAACCTCAAGTCATCATCCCTCAGTTGCGTATCGAAATGGACCGCGCCCAGCTCAAGCAACTAGGGCTGCAAGTCAACGATGTCAATCAGTTTGTGCAAACGGCGATGAATGGCAAGATCGCCTCGGAAGTTCTCGATGGCATGCGGACCTTTGATCTCACTGTTCGAATGCAAGAGAACTATCGCGAGGACATCAATGCTTTGCGACGATTGCCGATACAGTTGCCGGAAGGCGGTACCGTGCCGTTGGGTAACGTAGCTCGTATCTATGAGTCAGGCGGTCCGAACACGGTCAACCGAGAGAACGTTCGTAGACGCGTGGTCATTCAATGCAATGTTGCCGACCGCGGTGTAGTCGACGTTGTCCAAGATATCAGGAAGATCATCGCACCGGTCATTGCGACGCTGCCTGCTGGGTACTACCCAACCTATGAAGGTCAGTTTCAAAGCCAACAGTCCGCCAGTCGCGTGATCGGTATTTTGTTCGCGGTATCGCTGGTCGGTGTGTTCTTAGTTCTCTACACGCTGTTCCGCACCGTGAACCTCGCGTTACAGGTGATGGCAGCGTTACCGATGGCGTTCATCGGCTCGGTGGCCGCGTTAGTGCTAACCGGTCAGACCGTGACGATCGCGTCGATGGTCGGTTTCATATCCCTGGCTGGAATCGCTTCGCGCAACGGCGTGCTACTGCTGCAGCACTACATCCACCTGGTCGAATTCGAAGGCGAGAGTTTTACCAAGGAGATGATTGTGCGAGCGGGTTTGGAACGAATGGCTCCGGTGCTCATGACCGCGCTGACGGCTGGCATCGCGCTGATTCCGCTCGTGCTTGCTGCTGGTGAACCCGGGAAGGAGATCCTCTATCCCGTGGCTACCGTGATTCTTGGCGGCGTCGTGAGCTCCACGATGCTTGATTTCTTTGTCCACCCTGCGTTGTTCTGGCTGTTGGGAATTCGATCAGCCGAACGCGCTGTGAAAGCCGCTCATACGCAGATTGAACTCAACGATGAAGTCGTTGCGAGAGTAGCTTAG
- a CDS encoding efflux RND transporter periplasmic adaptor subunit has protein sequence MKKLSIQAIVCDPWTRWILGLLLLAIAVFTHPKWWPALNGWIDATVAARKESTREAHGVDAHGEDEHDHAHESDGHDHAAHSESSSLELTPQSLKNLGLTAEYLRPIALSNFYRTVTIPAIVVAKPGRTDIHVSSPMIGIVQHVHAVSGEAVVPGDKLFEVRLTYEDLVDTQTQLMKNLSDVAVEEREIARLEEVTRSGAVASKMLLERQYALQKLQSSIGAQRAALKLHGLTDEQIDTIVHEKRLLRDLSIVAPEIDNHAHEENNLRLSNRRFMSASFQQTDQPAVVTEHVPLIVERLTASKGQGVQAGEMLCALSDYSTLYIEGKAFEQDAPAIAEVAAKGWPIEAIIPGVAGQETIRELSLAFVASAVDPQSRTLSFFVNLPNTKLRDQKTPDGQRFVTWKYRVGQRLEVRVPVEAWEQQIVLPVDAAVKDGADWFVFQQNGDHFDRVAVHVKYRDQRYVVIENDGAIYPGDVIALRSAHQMQMAIKNKSGAGADPHAGHNH, from the coding sequence ATGAAAAAGCTTTCAATCCAAGCGATCGTTTGTGATCCATGGACAAGATGGATCTTGGGATTGCTTCTACTAGCTATCGCGGTCTTCACTCATCCAAAATGGTGGCCGGCCCTAAATGGCTGGATCGATGCGACGGTTGCTGCGCGCAAGGAATCGACACGTGAGGCCCACGGAGTCGACGCACATGGTGAAGACGAACATGACCACGCACATGAAAGCGATGGGCATGACCATGCAGCGCATTCCGAAAGCTCATCGCTCGAGCTGACACCTCAGTCTCTCAAGAATCTTGGCCTGACTGCAGAATACCTGCGTCCTATCGCGCTCTCCAACTTCTACCGTACAGTCACGATTCCAGCGATTGTAGTCGCCAAGCCTGGCCGAACCGACATCCATGTTTCATCTCCAATGATTGGCATCGTCCAGCATGTTCATGCCGTCAGCGGTGAAGCCGTCGTTCCAGGTGACAAGCTCTTTGAAGTCCGGTTGACGTATGAGGATCTTGTAGACACCCAAACTCAATTGATGAAGAACTTGTCTGATGTGGCTGTTGAAGAGCGTGAGATTGCTCGCCTTGAGGAGGTTACGCGATCCGGAGCGGTGGCCAGCAAGATGCTGTTAGAACGGCAGTACGCACTCCAAAAACTACAAAGCTCCATCGGTGCACAGCGAGCAGCACTTAAATTACATGGACTAACCGACGAGCAGATCGACACCATTGTGCACGAGAAACGGCTCCTGAGGGATCTTTCTATCGTTGCTCCGGAAATCGACAACCACGCGCATGAAGAGAACAATCTGAGACTGAGCAATCGTCGATTTATGTCGGCGTCCTTCCAACAGACTGATCAACCAGCAGTTGTTACGGAACACGTACCATTGATCGTGGAGCGACTCACTGCATCAAAAGGGCAAGGTGTCCAAGCCGGCGAGATGCTGTGCGCACTTTCCGACTACTCTACGCTGTACATCGAAGGCAAGGCATTCGAGCAAGACGCTCCAGCCATCGCAGAAGTTGCAGCCAAAGGTTGGCCTATCGAAGCCATCATTCCCGGTGTGGCTGGCCAGGAAACCATTAGGGAATTGTCACTGGCATTTGTTGCAAGTGCGGTTGATCCGCAGTCCCGAACGCTTTCGTTCTTCGTCAATCTTCCAAACACAAAGTTACGCGATCAGAAGACACCAGATGGCCAGCGATTCGTCACCTGGAAATATCGCGTCGGTCAGCGACTAGAAGTGCGAGTCCCGGTGGAGGCTTGGGAGCAACAGATTGTGCTACCCGTTGATGCCGCGGTGAAAGATGGGGCCGATTGGTTTGTGTTCCAGCAGAACGGCGATCACTTCGATCGCGTGGCTGTGCATGTGAAATATCGAGATCAGCGTTACGTCGTGATTGAAAACGATGGCGCAATCTATCCTGGTGATGTGATTGCCTTGCGATCCGCTCACCAAATGCAGATGGCCATCAAGAACAAGTCGGGTGCGGGTGCTGACCCGCACGCAGGGCACAATCACTAA
- a CDS encoding nucleotidyl transferase AbiEii/AbiGii toxin family protein yields the protein MNLKFLQLPESERKLYIDQAAIQRNVSPIVFEKDFWVCWLLGILFRSEFADHIVFKGGTSLSKVFGVTARFSEDIDLSLSPQFLKLEQAGTSRNQANKWMAKAEQACGQAVAQQIMPALELHILSVLGKRETNWFEYLTDPLTHSPVLLFHYPSTQPAGFEYLKRSVKLEFGSLTDQQPTGRHAVQPWIVEALPKAFDDWACEVTALELERTFWEKATILHTEYHRPAEKPTPDRFSRHYADTAALAGHSIASQAIAHDDLRERVVSWKSQFFGSGWASYDTAKPGRFKLVPPEARIPHLRRDYQNMRDMYLGEPASFDEIITTLAALEQRINSK from the coding sequence ATGAATCTGAAGTTCCTCCAACTGCCCGAAAGTGAACGAAAGCTCTACATCGACCAAGCGGCGATCCAGCGTAACGTTTCTCCCATCGTGTTCGAGAAGGATTTTTGGGTGTGCTGGCTTCTCGGAATACTTTTCCGTTCTGAGTTTGCAGACCACATTGTCTTCAAGGGAGGAACCTCGCTTTCCAAGGTCTTTGGCGTGACAGCGAGGTTCTCCGAAGACATCGACCTATCCCTATCACCCCAGTTCCTGAAACTGGAACAAGCGGGCACCAGCCGCAATCAAGCCAATAAATGGATGGCAAAGGCCGAACAAGCTTGCGGCCAAGCCGTAGCGCAGCAGATCATGCCCGCATTGGAGCTACATATCCTTTCCGTTTTGGGAAAGCGGGAAACCAACTGGTTCGAGTACCTGACCGATCCATTAACTCATTCGCCTGTGTTGTTGTTCCATTACCCTTCGACCCAGCCCGCTGGATTCGAGTATCTGAAACGCTCGGTTAAGCTGGAGTTCGGATCGCTTACGGATCAGCAGCCCACAGGCAGGCACGCAGTACAACCTTGGATAGTTGAAGCATTGCCAAAAGCCTTTGACGACTGGGCCTGTGAAGTCACCGCTCTCGAACTGGAACGTACCTTCTGGGAAAAAGCGACCATTCTGCATACCGAATATCACCGCCCCGCCGAGAAACCCACGCCAGACCGGTTCTCGCGGCATTACGCCGATACCGCTGCACTTGCAGGGCACTCTATCGCCTCTCAAGCCATTGCCCACGATGATCTGAGAGAGCGGGTCGTATCCTGGAAAAGCCAATTCTTTGGTAGTGGTTGGGCTTCTTACGACACCGCCAAGCCGGGAAGATTCAAACTCGTGCCGCCTGAAGCACGCATTCCCCACCTGAGGCGCGACTATCAGAACATGCGTGACATGTATCTTGGGGAACCTGCGAGTTTCGACGAGATCATCACCACACTGGCCGCACTGGAACAACGGATCAATTCCAAGTAG
- a CDS encoding DUF6088 family protein yields the protein MESQKRKPQAVERAILASIRGRGRGCVFVPADFLGLGSRESIDVALHKLTREGTIRRLARGVYDYPIAHPVLGKLMPEAETIAKALAGRDQIKLQPAGAYAANALGLSEQVPAKTVFLTDGPSRTVKIGPMTIQLRQTTAKNMATAGRLSGLLIQAFRELGKEHITPERIAHLKNKLPLDKRRQITKDIKLAPAWMRQLFLEIAEEPS from the coding sequence ATGGAGAGCCAGAAAAGAAAGCCACAAGCCGTTGAAAGAGCGATACTTGCGTCCATTCGTGGCCGTGGGAGAGGGTGCGTCTTCGTTCCAGCCGATTTCCTGGGGCTGGGAAGCCGCGAATCCATTGACGTGGCCCTTCACAAGCTCACCCGTGAAGGCACGATCAGGCGGCTCGCCCGTGGGGTTTATGATTACCCCATCGCGCATCCGGTTCTCGGCAAGCTGATGCCGGAGGCAGAGACCATTGCTAAGGCTCTTGCCGGACGCGATCAGATCAAGCTTCAGCCTGCGGGAGCCTACGCCGCAAACGCTCTTGGCCTATCCGAACAGGTGCCCGCAAAAACGGTCTTCCTGACTGATGGCCCAAGCCGAACCGTTAAGATCGGCCCGATGACCATTCAGCTTCGGCAGACCACCGCGAAGAACATGGCTACCGCAGGCCGATTGAGTGGCCTTTTGATCCAAGCTTTTCGAGAGCTTGGAAAGGAGCACATCACCCCTGAGCGTATTGCTCATCTGAAAAACAAATTGCCGCTTGATAAACGTCGGCAGATCACCAAGGACATCAAGCTTGCACCAGCCTGGATGCGCCAGCTATTCCTTGAGATAGCTGAGGAGCCATCATGA
- a CDS encoding VWA domain-containing protein, which translates to MQPKKPEAIGGIVHVYQKFNPTEFPSPTQEPPDLVSGAFEHAMAYGRFRELTEEELARAVRIDPSQIAGLGPSIDMLRQMLEERKRKILETYSTEGLDKKALQRFEKASKRANPPGKWKNEFHKAVQSKQIYLLEQLWYRTDRDSPDFATAVLHTMESLVDLGGIEELLDKYEFTGRERVDVPEALELKKILEQIDELLRQLEEAAKTAQIGLIDMEALSEFIPEGNLNDLQELREQISNLVKEAAERQGLERDEQGYYQLTPKAYKAFQSRLLQRIFSHMEAGRSGRHDGRIVGDGSVELPSTKTYEFGDSVSNLDATQSIVNALLKRPNEKPLRLRSEDLEVYRTKNTPRCATVVVMDMSGSMRYDGQYMNVKRMALALQGLITREYPGDFLRFVEMYSFAKLTRPGEVIDLLPKPVTIHHPVVRLKADMSDPKVSEMDIPPHFTNIQHAIRLARQNLINTDTPNKQIILITDGLPTAHFEGEMLYLLYPPDPRTEQETMREAMLCQKDGITINIFLVPSWSQSEEDIRFAHRLAEQTKGRVFFTAGNDLDRFVLWDYVDRKREIL; encoded by the coding sequence ATGCAACCTAAGAAACCGGAAGCCATCGGCGGAATTGTCCATGTTTACCAAAAATTCAATCCGACCGAGTTTCCAAGCCCGACTCAGGAGCCTCCCGATCTTGTGAGCGGGGCGTTCGAGCACGCCATGGCCTACGGTCGGTTTCGCGAGCTCACCGAGGAAGAGTTGGCCCGAGCAGTGCGGATCGATCCAAGCCAGATTGCGGGGCTGGGACCGAGTATCGACATGCTCCGACAAATGCTCGAAGAGCGGAAACGAAAAATCCTCGAGACCTACTCCACCGAAGGATTGGACAAGAAAGCATTGCAGCGTTTCGAAAAAGCATCGAAGCGAGCGAACCCACCGGGGAAATGGAAGAATGAATTCCACAAAGCGGTCCAGTCCAAGCAGATTTACTTGCTCGAGCAGTTGTGGTACCGAACAGATCGCGATTCTCCGGATTTCGCGACCGCTGTCCTGCACACGATGGAATCGCTCGTGGATTTGGGTGGCATCGAGGAACTGTTGGACAAATACGAGTTCACCGGACGAGAGCGGGTCGATGTCCCTGAAGCGCTCGAGCTGAAAAAGATATTGGAGCAGATCGACGAATTGCTGAGACAGTTAGAGGAGGCCGCGAAGACGGCGCAAATCGGTCTCATCGACATGGAGGCACTTTCCGAGTTCATCCCCGAAGGAAACTTGAATGACCTTCAAGAACTGCGAGAACAAATCAGCAATCTGGTTAAGGAAGCTGCCGAACGCCAAGGGCTCGAACGGGATGAGCAGGGCTACTACCAATTGACCCCTAAGGCATACAAAGCCTTTCAGTCCCGACTCCTGCAGCGGATTTTTTCGCACATGGAGGCTGGTAGATCGGGGCGTCACGACGGCCGCATCGTCGGGGATGGAAGCGTCGAATTGCCTTCCACGAAAACGTATGAGTTTGGTGACTCGGTCAGTAACTTGGACGCGACGCAATCCATCGTCAATGCTCTCTTAAAACGTCCGAATGAAAAGCCGCTTCGATTGCGTTCCGAAGATTTAGAGGTCTATCGTACCAAGAACACTCCGCGCTGCGCTACCGTGGTAGTCATGGACATGAGTGGCTCGATGCGATACGACGGCCAATATATGAACGTCAAGCGGATGGCGCTCGCTCTCCAGGGGTTGATCACGCGTGAATACCCCGGTGACTTTTTGCGATTTGTAGAAATGTACTCGTTTGCCAAACTGACTCGCCCCGGTGAAGTCATCGATCTGCTACCAAAGCCTGTCACGATCCATCACCCAGTCGTTCGGCTCAAAGCGGATATGAGCGATCCGAAGGTGAGCGAGATGGACATCCCGCCTCACTTCACAAACATCCAACATGCGATTCGGCTCGCCAGACAGAACTTGATCAATACGGATACACCCAATAAACAGATCATTCTCATCACCGATGGATTGCCGACTGCCCACTTTGAAGGAGAAATGCTCTATCTCCTCTATCCGCCCGACCCGCGAACCGAGCAGGAAACCATGCGAGAAGCGATGCTTTGTCAGAAAGATGGTATAACCATCAACATCTTTCTCGTGCCGAGTTGGTCGCAATCGGAGGAAGATATTCGTTTTGCGCACCGCCTTGCCGAACAAACCAAAGGACGCGTCTTCTTCACGGCCGGTAACGATTTGGATCGTTTTGTTCTGTGGGATTACGTAGACCGAAAACGGGAGATCCTATAA
- a CDS encoding DUF721 domain-containing protein: MNEEEIYLSQIPKAAPSRYQAKTVSRVLDRLFLEKGYANEQSRESLVQAWQDAVGQSLSGQSKVGQVKRGALQIYAANEIVRSELEYLKSKALASIQAALPEMKIQSLKIHLQRFGS, encoded by the coding sequence GTGAACGAAGAAGAGATTTACCTTAGCCAAATTCCCAAAGCAGCTCCGAGTCGTTACCAAGCGAAAACGGTCTCTCGCGTTCTCGATCGATTGTTCCTCGAGAAGGGCTACGCGAATGAACAGTCCAGGGAGTCGCTTGTGCAGGCCTGGCAGGATGCTGTCGGACAAAGTCTGAGTGGGCAGTCCAAGGTGGGGCAAGTAAAACGCGGGGCACTCCAGATTTATGCCGCCAACGAGATCGTGCGATCGGAATTGGAGTATCTGAAATCGAAAGCGCTTGCTTCCATCCAGGCAGCGCTTCCTGAGATGAAAATTCAAAGCTTGAAAATCCATCTGCAGCGATTCGGTTCGTGA
- a CDS encoding DUF6444 domain-containing protein, which yields MSTPTSSHQLVPAEFDAEMTPAVRALVNALIAGLQFQINILQSQIVDLNAKISDLESQIKRLTPQNFSIPPSCVHPHAKAVKNKPKSGKSRGGRKGHPSHQRALVPDWLT from the coding sequence GTGTCTACACCAACATCCTCCCATCAGCTGGTCCCTGCTGAATTCGACGCCGAGATGACTCCGGCGGTTCGGGCTCTTGTGAATGCGTTGATTGCTGGCCTTCAGTTCCAGATCAACATCCTGCAATCGCAGATCGTTGATTTAAATGCGAAAATCTCGGATCTCGAATCTCAAATCAAGAGACTGACCCCTCAGAATTTCTCAATACCGCCAAGCTGCGTGCATCCCCACGCTAAAGCCGTTAAGAATAAACCCAAGAGTGGTAAAAGTCGTGGTGGACGAAAGGGGCACCCTAGCCACCAGCGTGCGTTGGTCCCCGATTGGCTCACTTGA
- a CDS encoding TolC family protein, which produces MQIQSVAGELPETPTTQDWKLIEDGLVATSPEYASAQARIRQASAAVRRQESLPIPNLGVQFGAGVDNGTTSGMMNIQVGAPIPVFNKNQANIAAAKADYCRALQEAQRIDNAVRARLAVAWGEYSRAAEAVNMYLNELLPAAQQTLDLAEAAYRAGEQDFIQLLVTRRTYFDTNLVYIAAKAQLATAQAQIDGYLLTGALNAVIHNSGDDSLRGLTLGQE; this is translated from the coding sequence ATGCAAATACAAAGCGTTGCTGGTGAGTTGCCTGAGACCCCTACAACACAGGACTGGAAATTGATCGAAGATGGACTGGTGGCCACTAGTCCTGAATACGCCTCCGCTCAAGCACGCATCCGTCAAGCGAGCGCTGCCGTTCGCCGACAAGAGTCCCTGCCCATCCCCAACTTGGGAGTTCAATTCGGAGCTGGCGTCGACAATGGCACTACCTCGGGCATGATGAACATCCAGGTCGGCGCGCCGATTCCTGTCTTCAATAAGAACCAGGCGAACATCGCGGCCGCTAAGGCGGATTACTGTCGAGCATTGCAAGAGGCTCAGCGAATTGACAACGCCGTTCGTGCTCGACTTGCAGTGGCCTGGGGCGAGTACTCTCGCGCTGCAGAGGCAGTCAATATGTACCTAAATGAGCTGCTACCAGCCGCTCAGCAGACACTGGATTTGGCCGAAGCCGCTTACCGAGCGGGTGAACAAGACTTCATCCAGCTTCTCGTTACACGTCGGACCTACTTCGACACCAACCTTGTATACATCGCTGCCAAAGCGCAGTTGGCTACCGCGCAAGCCCAAATTGACGGGTATCTGCTAACCGGAGCCCTGAACGCTGTCATCCACAACAGTGGTGACGATTCACTTCGAGGATTAACGCTGGGTCAAGAATAA
- a CDS encoding molybdenum cofactor guanylyltransferase, with product MNAYILAGGNSTRFGQCKARVEIDGTACLVRLCSQLRQSGLAPWVVSKRREDFSDLFCANDSLPLAGMLADWDGYEGPLAGIVAALEHCKSNEHTKCWILTCDLIQWESVWNELALEIPDAMMLDSLAVLLKTPVDPLGPSAPSFQPFPGLYDIRSSPFLREPAVVAKQSVFAWISYFENHVRQVSVPNQKAPRTFNTRDELCDGLSEYRERERE from the coding sequence GTGAACGCCTATATCTTGGCCGGTGGAAATAGCACACGGTTCGGGCAGTGCAAAGCGCGCGTCGAGATAGATGGAACAGCTTGCTTAGTCCGACTTTGCTCGCAGCTTCGTCAAAGTGGATTGGCTCCGTGGGTTGTATCCAAACGCCGCGAGGACTTCAGCGATCTCTTTTGTGCAAACGATTCACTACCACTCGCAGGGATGCTCGCTGATTGGGATGGGTACGAAGGCCCGTTGGCGGGAATCGTAGCCGCCCTCGAACACTGCAAATCTAACGAGCATACCAAGTGTTGGATTCTCACTTGCGACTTGATCCAGTGGGAGTCAGTTTGGAACGAGTTGGCTCTTGAGATTCCCGATGCAATGATGCTCGACTCGTTGGCTGTATTGCTAAAGACGCCCGTGGACCCTTTAGGACCGAGTGCACCATCGTTTCAACCCTTTCCCGGTTTGTATGACATTCGATCCTCACCCTTTCTGAGGGAACCAGCCGTGGTGGCCAAACAATCCGTCTTCGCCTGGATCTCCTATTTCGAGAACCATGTCCGCCAGGTTTCGGTTCCAAATCAGAAGGCGCCGCGAACTTTCAATACACGTGATGAACTTTGCGATGGGTTATCCGAATACCGTGAACGCGAACGCGAATAG